Proteins encoded by one window of Ghiorsea bivora:
- a CDS encoding outer membrane lipoprotein-sorting protein: MRFFWGILFALIIANTAWANNSRTSVILAEVDNLWRGSSSHAIATLKIQTQHYSRTMTLELWSKGKEKSLTKVLKPLREKGTITLKSGNYIYTYLPKTDRTIRLSSGMMMGAWMGSHLTNDDLVKESRLEDDFDAEISFEGKRNGQNIIEFTLLPKEAAAVVWGKIILEVEAERHLPIREIFYDEDMQVSRTFTFTGLKKMAGKIRPSIMHIVPADKPDEFTEFIFETLTLNVPINDSFFNKSALKRHKR, translated from the coding sequence ATGCGTTTTTTCTGGGGTATTCTATTTGCACTTATTATCGCAAATACAGCATGGGCAAATAACAGCCGTACCAGTGTTATATTAGCGGAAGTAGATAACTTGTGGCGTGGTTCATCATCACATGCGATTGCCACCTTAAAAATACAAACCCAGCATTACAGCCGAACCATGACTTTGGAATTATGGTCTAAGGGCAAGGAAAAGAGTCTGACCAAGGTACTCAAACCTTTGCGCGAAAAAGGCACCATCACTCTCAAGTCAGGTAATTATATTTATACTTACCTTCCCAAAACAGACCGTACCATTCGTTTGAGTAGCGGCATGATGATGGGGGCTTGGATGGGTAGTCATCTCACCAATGATGATTTGGTTAAAGAATCACGTTTGGAAGATGATTTTGATGCAGAAATCAGCTTTGAGGGCAAACGAAACGGGCAGAACATCATTGAATTCACACTTTTACCCAAAGAAGCTGCGGCTGTGGTATGGGGTAAAATTATACTAGAAGTCGAAGCAGAACGCCATTTGCCCATTCGTGAAATCTTTTATGATGAAGACATGCAGGTATCCCGCACATTTACCTTCACTGGCTTAAAAAAAATGGCAGGTAAAATTCGACCTTCTATTATGCACATCGTGCCAGCGGACAAACCCGATGAATTCACGGAGTTTATCTTTGAAACATTAACCTTAAATGTACCTATAAATGATAGTTTTTTTAACAAATCAGCACTCAAGCGGCACAAACGCTAA
- the bioD gene encoding dethiobiotin synthase has protein sequence MSRSIFITATDTGAGKTWVTANLLKHLLAQGVSAQALKPIASGVQATGVNEDVQLLMDAGNSTEQAVNFHTFQTPVAPALAGQKEACPLSPEKLLAWITQRETEKQTTLIEGVGGLMAPLVLHEQQWLVSDWLQAMPHVEVMLVIPLRLGCMSQALVHCAYLASIQRAPQWIVLNDLEHHQTGEETMRIISPYLSNIFDKMPSLAVVRQTSDLVSIL, from the coding sequence GTGTCACGCTCTATCTTTATTACAGCAACCGATACTGGTGCTGGTAAAACATGGGTAACAGCAAACCTATTGAAACATTTGCTGGCTCAGGGTGTGTCTGCACAAGCTTTGAAACCCATTGCCAGTGGTGTGCAGGCAACAGGGGTGAATGAAGACGTTCAGCTGCTGATGGATGCTGGAAACTCAACTGAACAAGCTGTTAATTTTCATACCTTTCAAACACCCGTTGCGCCAGCGTTGGCAGGGCAAAAAGAAGCATGCCCTTTATCTCCTGAAAAACTTTTGGCTTGGATAACGCAGCGGGAAACAGAAAAACAAACAACTTTGATTGAAGGTGTTGGTGGTTTAATGGCACCGCTTGTATTACATGAGCAGCAGTGGTTAGTGAGTGATTGGTTGCAAGCGATGCCGCATGTTGAAGTGATGTTGGTGATACCCTTGCGTTTGGGCTGCATGAGTCAGGCTTTGGTACATTGTGCATATCTTGCGTCGATTCAGCGCGCACCCCAATGGATTGTTCTGAATGATTTGGAACATCATCAAACAGGTGAGGAAACCATGCGTATAATATCACCGTATCTATCCAATATTTTTGATAAAATGCCATCTTTGGCTGTGGTGAGGCAAACTTCCGATTTAGTGTCTATACTGTAA
- a CDS encoding bifunctional 3,4-dihydroxy-2-butanone-4-phosphate synthase/GTP cyclohydrolase II has product MSLDPCEELIEELRAGRMIILADDEDRENEGDLVMAAEWVTPEAVNFMATHGRGLICLTLEEEQVDRLGLPLMTQNINSKFKTNFTVSIEAAEGVTTGISAFDRAHTIRTAIKDDVTAEDIHTPGHIFPLKGQEGGVLVRAGHTEASIDLARLAGLKPAGVICEIMNEDGSMARMPELKKFAKKHGIKIGCIADLISHRLKHDSLVKREVEVRLPTEFGDFQMVGFSNLVDDAEHVALVMGEPTAEEPCLVRVHSECLTGDVFTSRRCDCGSQLHAAMKQIAEAGSGVLLYLRQEGRGIGLFNKLRAYSLQDAGHDTVEANQKLGFKADLRDYGIGAQILRSLGLRKLKLLTNNPKKIIALDGYGLEVVERVQLAAFAHEDNIHYLTTKRDKMGHLFDVLDHKSGEANES; this is encoded by the coding sequence ATGAGTCTCGACCCTTGCGAAGAACTGATTGAAGAATTACGCGCTGGGCGCATGATTATCCTTGCCGATGATGAAGATAGGGAAAATGAAGGCGATTTGGTGATGGCTGCAGAGTGGGTCACGCCTGAAGCGGTGAACTTTATGGCAACCCATGGTCGAGGTTTGATTTGTTTAACCCTTGAAGAAGAGCAAGTGGATAGACTTGGTTTACCTTTGATGACCCAAAATATCAACTCGAAGTTTAAAACCAATTTCACAGTGTCGATTGAAGCGGCAGAGGGCGTAACCACGGGTATTTCTGCCTTTGATAGAGCGCACACGATTCGTACAGCGATTAAAGATGATGTGACGGCTGAAGATATTCATACGCCAGGGCATATATTTCCACTGAAAGGTCAAGAAGGTGGTGTTTTGGTGCGCGCTGGGCATACCGAAGCCAGTATTGATTTGGCGCGATTGGCAGGGTTGAAACCTGCAGGTGTGATTTGCGAAATCATGAATGAAGATGGCTCTATGGCGCGGATGCCAGAGCTGAAAAAGTTTGCTAAGAAACATGGCATCAAGATTGGTTGTATTGCCGATTTGATTTCTCATCGCCTCAAACATGATTCTTTGGTGAAACGTGAAGTCGAAGTGCGTTTGCCAACAGAATTTGGTGATTTTCAAATGGTTGGTTTTAGTAATCTTGTGGATGATGCCGAACATGTAGCATTGGTGATGGGTGAACCCACGGCGGAAGAACCATGTTTGGTGCGTGTGCACTCTGAGTGTTTAACAGGTGATGTGTTTACCTCACGTCGTTGTGATTGCGGCTCTCAACTTCATGCGGCGATGAAACAAATTGCCGAAGCAGGTTCTGGTGTATTGTTGTATTTGCGCCAAGAAGGGCGCGGCATTGGTTTATTTAATAAATTGCGGGCTTACTCGCTGCAAGATGCAGGACATGATACAGTGGAAGCCAATCAGAAACTGGGCTTTAAGGCAGATTTAAGGGATTATGGTATTGGTGCACAAATTTTACGTTCATTGGGTTTACGCAAGCTCAAATTATTGACTAATAATCCGAAGAAAATTATTGCCTTGGATGGTTATGGTTTGGAGGTGGTCGAGCGGGTGCAGTTGGCAGCGTTTGCCCACGAAGACAATATTCATTATTTAACCACCAAACGTGATAAAATGGGGCATTTGTTTGATGTTTTAGATCATAAAAGTGGAGAAGCCAATGAGTCTTGA
- a CDS encoding ABC transporter permease, with product MKLNQLAFRNIFRRKRRTFITAFSVAFGVMLSVTFTGTGDYTYTNMIDSGAKMGMGHVTIEPQEYQNKPTLDKRLHHIDEILQQTRTLDAVASAVPRIVGQAMFASANKSIGGAFIAINPALEHANNNLFIKSLVKGKIFTANSKRGIVVGNKLAKNLRLKLGKKLVYTTTGVDGEIISHIARVTGVFHTGVDAIDGNMVLMPLKSTQRALGYTTDEVSLIAILIHDQRKANLARDMIRILPSVQNYTVLSWHESLPDLAGMIAMDKSINYISQLLVGLLIAAGIFNTMLMGVLERRHEFGMMMAVGLSPNTLFRLVMVECFWLALLGLIFGIIITAPWYYFLYHYGIDLSTSMSNDFTYGGVLIDPLFKARLFPESVVFILGSVFTLAMLAGAYPAWKAGRTPPIESLKTI from the coding sequence ATGAAACTCAATCAACTGGCATTTCGTAATATCTTCCGCCGCAAGCGCCGTACCTTTATCACGGCATTTTCTGTGGCTTTTGGTGTGATGTTATCGGTAACATTCACAGGCACTGGTGATTACACCTACACCAATATGATTGATTCAGGTGCCAAAATGGGCATGGGACATGTCACCATTGAGCCACAAGAGTATCAAAATAAACCTACGCTAGATAAACGCCTGCATCACATTGACGAAATCTTGCAACAAACACGCACTTTGGATGCTGTTGCCAGTGCTGTACCACGTATCGTGGGCCAAGCCATGTTTGCCAGCGCCAACAAAAGCATTGGTGGTGCTTTTATTGCCATCAACCCTGCACTTGAACATGCCAACAACAATTTGTTCATCAAAAGTTTGGTGAAAGGAAAAATATTTACTGCGAACAGCAAACGCGGCATTGTCGTGGGCAACAAACTTGCCAAAAATCTACGCCTCAAATTGGGTAAAAAGCTGGTTTACACCACCACCGGTGTGGATGGTGAAATCATCAGCCATATTGCAAGGGTCACGGGTGTTTTTCATACAGGTGTGGATGCTATTGATGGTAACATGGTGCTTATGCCTTTAAAAAGCACCCAGCGCGCTTTGGGTTACACCACAGATGAAGTATCTTTGATTGCCATATTGATTCATGACCAACGCAAAGCAAACCTTGCTCGCGACATGATTCGCATATTACCCAGCGTCCAAAATTATACTGTACTTAGCTGGCATGAAAGCCTGCCTGATTTGGCAGGTATGATTGCTATGGACAAAAGCATCAATTATATCAGTCAATTGTTGGTTGGTTTACTTATTGCCGCTGGCATATTCAATACCATGCTCATGGGTGTATTGGAGCGCCGGCATGAGTTTGGCATGATGATGGCAGTGGGTTTATCACCCAACACCTTATTCAGACTGGTCATGGTCGAATGTTTTTGGCTGGCATTATTGGGGCTTATTTTTGGCATCATCATCACCGCACCATGGTATTATTTTCTTTACCATTACGGCATTGATTTAAGTACAAGCATGAGCAATGACTTCACCTATGGTGGTGTCTTGATTGACCCTCTATTCAAGGCGCGATTGTTCCCCGAAAGCGTTGTTTTCATCTTAGGTTCGGTATTTACGCTTGCCATGCTTGCTGGCGCATATCCCGCTTGGAAAGCAGGCAGGACACCACCCATTGAAAGCCTAAAAACGATTTAA
- a CDS encoding SurA N-terminal domain-containing protein, giving the protein MLESMRKHAQGWMAKVILGAIILSFALWGIGDYFTGNQVEAVAEIDGEAIYDVDFATTYQRQLATYANMLGDKFSKELAEQLGVKNETIQTMVNRRLMLLEAQNLGLVVPDEAVLATVQSNPAFRESNQFSTGRYEALVRQMGFASARDYEKYLRQSIMIDTLQKAIVESASVSDAEVKARFNASFEKRVLAALIVNPESLKPAIKVSDEQAREWYDSHTSAYQSPLKVELQVVDINAKDLMDEVSISDEDVAQAYAERQSEFGTPEKRKASHILVRVAKDASQGVLEVAQAKIEAAKKRIDAGESFAAVAKDVSDDVTASQGGDLGYFSRGAMVPEFDKVVFDQLKVGEVSDVVRTQFGLHLIQLNDVKAADVKPLSEVSAKLKDELRREAAVDEAYRLSQDLDNALGMEDSLQAAAASVNLPVQKLGQLSTENVLANPLLGAYDELKKKAFTAMPGDAIEITEVDNGHFVALEVLKRINPKTMDYAEVVKRVYADVTNDLAAKQAQDLAENILRAAQEGKNIQALAQEFGQPMFTSKPVRSNGDGDAAAWLSSSVLRASFGIPEGQWVNHVIPTSAGISVVFVKQVEHADDQVFAAESGKVRDETLKAKGAVRFARWIASVRDRHEITINERVLDRF; this is encoded by the coding sequence ATGCTTGAATCAATGCGTAAACATGCACAAGGCTGGATGGCTAAGGTTATTCTTGGTGCAATTATTTTATCCTTTGCTTTGTGGGGAATTGGTGATTATTTCACAGGAAACCAAGTTGAAGCGGTTGCTGAAATTGATGGTGAAGCCATTTATGATGTAGATTTTGCGACTACATATCAACGTCAGCTAGCAACATATGCCAATATGTTGGGAGACAAGTTTAGCAAAGAATTGGCTGAGCAGTTGGGCGTTAAAAATGAAACCATTCAAACCATGGTAAACCGCCGTTTGATGTTACTTGAAGCGCAAAACCTTGGTTTGGTTGTGCCTGATGAAGCAGTGTTGGCAACGGTGCAAAGTAACCCTGCATTTCGTGAATCCAATCAGTTTAGCACAGGGCGTTATGAAGCTTTAGTACGTCAAATGGGTTTCGCTTCAGCACGTGATTATGAAAAGTATCTGCGCCAAAGTATTATGATTGATACTTTGCAAAAGGCGATTGTTGAATCGGCTTCAGTGAGTGATGCCGAAGTAAAAGCGAGGTTTAATGCCTCTTTTGAGAAGCGGGTGTTGGCTGCATTGATTGTAAACCCTGAATCTTTGAAACCTGCAATCAAAGTGAGTGATGAACAAGCAAGAGAATGGTATGACTCGCATACCTCAGCATATCAGTCACCATTAAAGGTTGAATTGCAAGTTGTAGATATTAATGCAAAAGATTTGATGGATGAAGTAAGTATTAGTGATGAAGATGTGGCGCAAGCTTATGCCGAGCGGCAATCTGAATTTGGTACGCCAGAAAAACGTAAAGCATCACATATTTTGGTGCGTGTAGCCAAAGATGCTTCTCAAGGCGTGCTTGAAGTTGCACAAGCAAAAATTGAAGCTGCCAAGAAGCGTATTGATGCAGGTGAAAGCTTTGCTGCTGTGGCAAAAGATGTTTCTGATGACGTGACAGCTTCGCAGGGTGGCGATTTGGGCTATTTCTCACGTGGTGCCATGGTTCCTGAATTTGATAAAGTGGTATTTGACCAGTTGAAGGTTGGTGAAGTCAGCGATGTGGTACGCACCCAGTTTGGGCTTCATTTGATTCAATTGAATGATGTGAAAGCTGCAGATGTGAAACCGCTTTCAGAAGTGAGTGCGAAACTAAAAGATGAATTGCGTAGAGAAGCAGCGGTAGATGAAGCTTACCGTTTATCGCAAGACCTAGACAATGCGTTGGGTATGGAAGACTCGCTGCAAGCTGCTGCTGCAAGTGTAAACCTACCTGTACAAAAACTAGGGCAGTTGAGCACGGAAAATGTATTGGCGAATCCTCTATTGGGCGCATATGATGAACTGAAGAAAAAGGCTTTCACTGCCATGCCTGGTGATGCGATTGAAATTACAGAAGTAGACAATGGTCACTTTGTTGCTTTAGAGGTTCTTAAGCGTATCAATCCGAAAACCATGGATTATGCAGAAGTGGTCAAACGTGTTTATGCGGATGTAACCAATGATTTAGCTGCAAAACAGGCGCAAGACCTAGCAGAAAACATTTTACGTGCAGCACAAGAAGGTAAAAACATTCAAGCTTTGGCACAAGAGTTTGGACAACCTATGTTCACATCTAAACCCGTGCGTAGCAACGGTGATGGTGATGCTGCTGCATGGCTAAGTAGTTCTGTTTTGCGCGCTTCATTTGGTATACCTGAAGGACAGTGGGTGAACCATGTTATCCCTACATCTGCAGGTATTTCTGTGGTATTTGTAAAACAAGTTGAACATGCGGATGATCAAGTGTTTGCAGCTGAGTCTGGTAAGGTGCGTGATGAGACGCTTAAAGCCAAAGGAGCTGTGCGCTTTGCGCGTTGGATAGCAAGCGTGCGTGACCGCCATGAAATCACTATCAATGAACGCGTATTGGATCGTTTCTAA
- the hemE gene encoding uroporphyrinogen decarboxylase: protein MSELKNDLFLRACLRQDVERTPVWMMRQAGRYLPEYRATRARAGGFLNLCRSPEMCSEVTLQPIDILDADAAILFSDILVVPEAMGMELTFGTGEGPKFPDPIACKADVEKLPVLDDPTRELGYVMDAVSTIRRDLNGRVPLIGFAGSPWTLATYMVEGGGSKNFSKVKAMMFNEPETMHLLLEKLADSVAAYLNGQIAAGAQAVQIFDTWGGILNTRDYKDFSLQYMQRIVSQLTREHDGRKVPVILYSKGGMGWLEAMADTGCDVLGLDWSIDIDEARRRVGDKVALQGNMDPTMLYANPEKIRAEVKDILAKFGHGNGHVFNLGHGITPDVPPEHAIEFFKAVREESVKYHAK, encoded by the coding sequence ATGTCTGAATTAAAGAATGATTTGTTTTTACGCGCATGTTTGCGTCAAGATGTGGAGCGCACGCCAGTATGGATGATGCGCCAAGCAGGGCGTTACTTGCCTGAGTATAGGGCGACACGCGCGCGCGCTGGTGGTTTCTTAAACCTATGCCGTTCACCAGAAATGTGCAGTGAAGTGACCCTGCAGCCCATCGATATTTTGGATGCTGATGCGGCAATTTTATTCTCAGATATTTTGGTTGTACCTGAAGCCATGGGTATGGAGCTTACATTTGGCACGGGTGAAGGTCCTAAGTTTCCAGACCCTATTGCTTGCAAAGCAGATGTTGAAAAACTTCCTGTGTTGGATGACCCCACGCGTGAGTTGGGTTATGTGATGGATGCGGTGAGCACAATTCGCCGCGATTTAAATGGTCGCGTACCTTTGATTGGTTTTGCGGGTAGCCCTTGGACATTGGCTACATATATGGTTGAAGGCGGCGGCTCGAAAAATTTCTCGAAAGTCAAAGCCATGATGTTTAATGAGCCTGAAACCATGCACTTGTTGTTGGAAAAGTTAGCTGATTCCGTGGCTGCATACTTGAATGGTCAAATTGCAGCAGGTGCACAAGCGGTGCAAATCTTTGATACTTGGGGTGGCATCCTTAATACCCGCGATTATAAAGATTTCTCATTGCAGTATATGCAAAGAATTGTATCGCAACTCACCCGTGAACATGATGGTCGTAAAGTGCCTGTGATTTTATATTCCAAAGGCGGCATGGGCTGGCTTGAAGCCATGGCAGATACAGGTTGTGATGTGCTTGGTTTGGATTGGTCGATTGATATTGATGAAGCACGTCGTCGTGTGGGTGATAAAGTAGCATTACAAGGCAATATGGATCCAACCATGTTATATGCCAACCCTGAAAAAATCCGTGCTGAAGTGAAAGATATTTTAGCGAAATTTGGGCATGGCAATGGGCATGTGTTTAACCTTGGACACGGTATCACACCTGATGTGCCACCTGAACATGCGATTGAATTCTTCAAAGCGGTACGTGAAGAATCTGTGAAATATCACGCCAAGTAA
- a CDS encoding ABC transporter permease, translating into MHILQLSLRNTGRNKQRTAVTVLSMAFACAIMILFSSMMAGMIQGSERQIVEMNMGDIQIHQQGYRDDPDIYKRITDTAHILQQLAQQGIRAAPRLYAFGLMATHGTSSGAHIRGIDMQREKTVTKLYQHVAVGSWLDEAKPKAVVLGKKIAATLGVTIGDELIFVGQSADGFMANDIFFVQGILKVVSDDIDRSAVFMAEQTFRELMAIPSGAHEIVLRRPSPQTDLTQLTTQVQNLVPEYEVKNWKELMPAIARLLETADIQSLIMMSITYIAVATIILNAMLMTVFERMHEFGIMKAIGVRPWQIVRLIYAETLIQTLLASAIALIAGWWVAHYFSIHGIDMSAIMDGSISMGGLAFDPVWYTYVTYESLFTPIVFLIAMAMVAVMYPAWKAAWMKPIDALHYR; encoded by the coding sequence ATGCATATCCTGCAATTATCACTGCGTAATACAGGGCGAAATAAACAACGCACAGCAGTCACCGTGTTATCCATGGCATTTGCTTGTGCCATTATGATTTTGTTCTCCAGCATGATGGCAGGCATGATTCAAGGCAGTGAACGACAAATTGTTGAAATGAATATGGGGGACATTCAAATTCATCAGCAAGGTTATCGTGATGACCCTGATATTTATAAACGTATCACCGATACCGCACATATCTTGCAACAGTTGGCGCAACAAGGCATCAGAGCCGCACCTCGGTTGTATGCTTTTGGACTGATGGCAACCCATGGTACATCTTCAGGCGCACATATTCGTGGCATTGATATGCAACGTGAAAAAACGGTAACCAAACTGTATCAACATGTGGCTGTGGGTAGCTGGTTGGATGAAGCCAAACCTAAAGCTGTGGTTTTGGGCAAAAAAATCGCTGCGACTTTGGGGGTAACCATTGGTGATGAGCTAATTTTTGTCGGGCAAAGTGCTGATGGTTTTATGGCGAATGATATTTTCTTCGTGCAAGGTATTCTTAAAGTGGTATCGGATGATATCGACCGTTCGGCAGTATTTATGGCAGAACAAACTTTTCGTGAACTCATGGCAATCCCCAGTGGGGCGCATGAAATCGTGTTGCGCCGCCCCAGCCCACAAACCGATTTAACACAACTCACCACGCAAGTACAAAATCTTGTACCTGAATATGAAGTTAAAAACTGGAAAGAGCTGATGCCTGCTATCGCACGTTTGTTGGAGACCGCTGATATTCAAAGTTTGATTATGATGAGTATAACCTATATCGCTGTGGCGACCATCATTCTTAATGCCATGCTAATGACTGTATTTGAGCGCATGCATGAGTTTGGCATCATGAAAGCCATCGGTGTGCGCCCTTGGCAGATTGTGCGTCTGATTTATGCCGAAACTCTGATTCAAACATTGTTGGCATCTGCCATTGCGCTGATAGCTGGCTGGTGGGTCGCCCATTATTTTTCCATACACGGTATTGATATGTCAGCCATCATGGACGGCTCTATATCTATGGGTGGGCTTGCCTTTGACCCTGTTTGGTACACTTACGTCACCTATGAATCTTTATTTACCCCCATTGTATTTTTGATTGCCATGGCGATGGTTGCCGTGATGTATCCCGCATGGAAAGCCGCATGGATGAAACCCATCGATGCGTTGCATTACCGCTAA
- a CDS encoding riboflavin synthase: MFTGIVQDVGRIETLKHQENQSLFVFATKLDMSAWQLGDSVAVDGCCLTITDFPDQKHSFWAATLSPETIKLTRFSEVHKGDKVNLEPALRMGDALGGHMVSGHIDDVARVVAIKDVGEHKQMTFEVPEKLKQYVVVKGSVTLNGVSLTVNTVENTCFTVNLIPHTLEHTNLHLLQKGDRVNLETDLLGRYVERILSCQSSGNTQEKT, encoded by the coding sequence GTGTTTACAGGTATTGTTCAAGATGTGGGGCGTATTGAAACGCTAAAACATCAAGAAAACCAATCATTATTTGTGTTTGCAACCAAGCTGGATATGTCCGCTTGGCAGCTTGGTGATTCCGTGGCTGTAGATGGCTGCTGTTTAACCATTACGGATTTTCCTGACCAAAAGCACAGCTTTTGGGCTGCAACATTGTCACCGGAAACGATTAAACTTACGCGTTTTTCAGAGGTGCATAAGGGTGATAAGGTCAACTTAGAACCTGCACTGCGTATGGGTGATGCCTTGGGTGGTCATATGGTGAGTGGCCATATTGATGATGTGGCACGTGTTGTTGCCATCAAAGATGTGGGTGAGCATAAGCAAATGACTTTTGAAGTACCTGAAAAGCTCAAGCAATATGTGGTGGTCAAAGGCTCAGTCACACTGAATGGGGTGAGCTTAACTGTGAACACAGTGGAGAACACATGTTTTACGGTAAATTTAATTCCGCATACTTTAGAACATACCAACCTGCATCTTTTGCAAAAAGGTGATAGGGTGAACCTTGAAACTGACCTTCTGGGTCGGTATGTTGAACGTATTTTAAGCTGCCAAAGCAGTGGCAATACACAGGAGAAGACATGA
- the ribH gene encoding 6,7-dimethyl-8-ribityllumazine synthase, with protein sequence MSLDAPTLDGTVDATGLRIGIVAARFNEDITNALTDGAIEALKKHGASNENITVVRVAGALEIGTIAQRMAKAHVYDVIVCLGCVIRGGTAHFDYVCQGAMDAINHIAERGDIGVGNGVLTVDTLEQAQARTGGTHGHKGAEAALTAVEVAQALKNLEPMVEQA encoded by the coding sequence ATGAGTCTTGATGCACCAACACTGGATGGTACAGTCGATGCAACGGGTTTACGTATCGGCATTGTGGCAGCTCGTTTTAATGAAGACATTACCAATGCTTTGACCGATGGTGCAATTGAGGCATTAAAAAAACACGGGGCAAGTAATGAAAATATTACCGTTGTTCGTGTGGCTGGTGCATTAGAAATTGGCACGATTGCGCAGCGTATGGCAAAGGCACATGTTTATGATGTTATTGTATGTTTGGGCTGTGTGATTCGTGGTGGTACAGCGCATTTTGATTATGTATGTCAAGGTGCGATGGATGCAATCAATCATATTGCAGAGCGCGGTGATATTGGTGTCGGGAATGGTGTATTGACGGTGGATACATTGGAACAAGCGCAAGCGCGTACAGGTGGTACGCACGGACATAAAGGTGCTGAGGCAGCCTTAACAGCAGTCGAAGTCGCCCAAGCATTAAAGAATTTAGAACCCATGGTGGAGCAAGCGTGA
- the nusB gene encoding transcription antitermination factor NusB, whose amino-acid sequence MSQRTKQKKPNRHLARESAIEALYAWHNGGNDAAMIPAILADRIQQEERQAQDEAYFREMVMGVTEQVDALDALIAKAVQGRSLRSIAHVELNILRMATWELQTRLEIPYKVIINEALELTRDYADEPSRGFINGVLDKIAQSLRVQEIKA is encoded by the coding sequence GTGAGTCAAAGAACTAAACAAAAAAAACCAAATCGTCATTTGGCACGAGAATCTGCAATTGAAGCTTTGTATGCTTGGCATAATGGTGGCAATGATGCAGCAATGATTCCTGCAATTTTGGCAGACCGTATTCAGCAAGAAGAACGTCAAGCACAAGATGAAGCCTATTTTCGCGAAATGGTGATGGGTGTGACTGAACAAGTTGATGCTTTGGATGCTTTGATTGCAAAAGCAGTGCAAGGTAGAAGTTTACGCAGTATTGCCCATGTTGAATTAAATATTTTGCGTATGGCAACATGGGAGTTGCAAACACGTTTGGAAATTCCTTATAAAGTAATTATCAATGAAGCATTGGAGCTAACGCGAGATTATGCTGATGAACCTTCACGTGGTTTTATCAATGGTGTATTAGATAAAATAGCGCAATCGCTTCGTGTGCAGGAAATCAAAGCTTAA